Proteins encoded together in one Mycobacterium sp. MS1601 window:
- a CDS encoding zinc-dependent alcohol dehydrogenase, with the protein MRAAVFYGPGDLRIEDVPTRNPEAGEVVVEVHAAATCGTDLKAYRRGHHKLFKSFPAPFGHEFAGVVTRVGAGVTDFEPGMRVVAANTAPCGGCWACKAGRLSLCENLEFLNGAFAQEVVIPAAIVRRNTYQIADTTSFASVAPLEPLATVVHGMYVSGIELGDVVAVNGAGPIGQMFIRLATLRGAHVIAVDQSPFRLEAAKKMGAKEIIDISTHPGIDEVAAAVRALTPYGKGADVAIEAVGLPQVWEQTAKCLRPGGKAVMFGGPPVGAEFKLNANDMHYFEYTVTGVFHHEPLYVERALRLIETGQLNGEDLITEVRPLDQLIDSLEDMAKGVGSKYLIDPRLN; encoded by the coding sequence ATGCGCGCAGCCGTCTTCTACGGCCCCGGCGACCTGCGGATCGAGGACGTCCCCACCCGCAACCCCGAAGCCGGTGAAGTCGTCGTCGAGGTGCACGCCGCCGCCACCTGCGGCACCGACCTCAAGGCCTACCGCCGCGGACACCACAAACTGTTCAAGAGCTTCCCGGCGCCGTTCGGCCACGAGTTCGCCGGCGTGGTCACCCGCGTGGGCGCCGGCGTCACCGACTTCGAACCCGGCATGCGAGTGGTAGCCGCCAACACCGCACCCTGCGGGGGCTGCTGGGCGTGCAAGGCAGGCCGGCTGAGCCTCTGCGAGAACCTCGAGTTCCTCAACGGCGCCTTCGCCCAGGAAGTCGTGATTCCCGCGGCCATCGTGCGGCGCAATACCTATCAGATAGCGGACACCACCTCGTTCGCCTCAGTCGCCCCGCTGGAACCACTGGCCACCGTGGTGCACGGAATGTACGTCAGCGGAATCGAACTCGGTGACGTCGTCGCCGTCAACGGCGCCGGTCCGATCGGCCAGATGTTCATCCGACTCGCGACCCTGCGCGGCGCGCACGTCATCGCCGTCGACCAGTCGCCGTTCCGACTCGAGGCCGCCAAGAAGATGGGCGCCAAGGAGATCATCGACATCTCCACCCACCCCGGCATCGACGAGGTAGCCGCCGCCGTGCGTGCGCTCACCCCGTACGGCAAGGGTGCCGACGTGGCCATCGAGGCCGTCGGACTGCCCCAGGTCTGGGAGCAGACCGCCAAGTGCCTGCGCCCCGGCGGCAAGGCCGTGATGTTCGGTGGCCCGCCGGTGGGCGCCGAGTTCAAGCTCAACGCCAATGACATGCACTACTTCGAGTACACCGTCACCGGCGTGTTCCACCACGAACCGCTGTACGTCGAACGGGCGCTGCGGCTCATCGAGACCGGCCAGCTCAACGGCGAGGACCTGATCACCGAGGTGCGTCCACTGGACCAGCTGATCGACAGCCTCGAGGACATGGCCAAGGGCGTGGGCAGCAAGTATCTGATCGACCCCCGCCTGAATTAG
- a CDS encoding RNA-binding S4 domain-containing protein, with the protein MSAGEVPIIGVIRLGQFLQAAGLIDSGADAKAVIADGLVSVNGEVERRRGRQLRPGDVVAYAGSSARVIDG; encoded by the coding sequence GTGAGTGCAGGCGAGGTCCCCATCATCGGCGTCATCCGGCTCGGTCAGTTCCTGCAGGCCGCAGGGCTGATCGATTCGGGCGCCGACGCCAAGGCAGTGATCGCCGACGGGCTGGTGAGCGTCAATGGCGAAGTCGAGCGTCGCCGGGGTCGCCAACTGCGCCCCGGCGACGTCGTGGCCTACGCCGGCAGCAGTGCCCGCGTGATCGACGGCTGA